GGCCAAAGACATCTACCTCTTACAAAATGGTCTCGGCGCCGTACTGGGACCGCAGGACAGTTGGCTGACTTTGCGCGGCCTGCGCACGCTGCAAGTTCGCCTGGAAGCCGCGCAAAAATCAGCCGCCTATATCGCTGCTGAGCTGCAGCAATGGTCGGAAGTAAAAGCCGTCTATTATCCCGGCTTACTCAATCATCCCGGCCGCAGCATTCACGAAGGACAATCCGCTGGCCCTGGCGCTGTGCTTTCTTTTGATTTAGTGAACTTCAAATTGACTCAGCGCCTCTTAGGGCAAGTAACGCTCCCCGCCGTTGCCGTCAGTCTTGGCGGCGTAGAGAGCATCCTCTCCCATCCGGCTACCATGTCCCACGCTGCCATTCCCGCAGCAGAACGGCAAAAGTTGGGCATTGCTGATTCTCTTGTACGCCTGTCCGTAGGCTTGGAAAACCCGGATGATCTACTGCAAGATTTACGCCAGGCCCTCCAAGCACGCTAGCCAAACCATTATACATTCAGTTCAACACGCTGCAGCAGTTGCTGCAAAAATAGATTTACATGTCAATTCTCCCTTTTCCACTAGAGAAACAAATAAAAAGGCCGGCAACCAGGCGTCTTACGCTCTGATTGCCGGCCTTCCTCTTTCGGATCCGCTTTTTAGCATCTCACCATACTATCTAGTTTAACACTAACATCATTCTAAGGGTTTCAGGCTTCCACTCCGCCCCGGCTCCCCCAAGTTCCTTGCAAGCCATGAATAGCAACCAATCCTAACTCCGGTTCCCGATCCAAATCCAGATAAACGCCCGCCGGTAGTTCAATCAACGGGCGCGGGCTCAAGGAATGGGGGAATTGACGAATCACGCCTTCCCTTCCATCATTCAACACGACCGTTGCTCCTAAAAGCAAATCTTTAAGACGATCTGCCATTTTCATGCAAACAGCCGGATTAAAACGTTCAAACATGCCTTGCAGCAATTCTTCCAACGCCTCCAGCGGTGAATGGGCTTCACGGTAAGGTCGAGGCGAAACCATAGCGTCATATACATCCGCCACCGCAACCAACTGAGCCAAAGGCGAAATTTCATCGCCCTTCAGCCCTTCCGGATAACCAGTGCCGTCAAGACGTTCATGATGATGCAACGCCGCCCGACAAACCCGATCCGGCACGCTAATTCCTAATAATAATTGGTAGCTGTGAAACGGATGGCAATGCATGACATGCTTTTCATGCGCCAAAAGCACATCATGCTTCTCTAAAATGTGCTCCGGCACTCGGCTTTTCCCCATATCGTGAAGCAATCCAGCCATTACGGCGTCACGCACCATCGTTTCGTCCAAGTTTTGCCACAACGCCAATAAACCGCATAAGAGTCCTACATTTAAACTATGATGCAAAAAAGACTCCCGCCCCTGTCCAGACATACTTAAAAGTGAAAAAATGTCGGGTTGGTGCAAAACCACCATCGTCTCTTCCGCCAACACGTTCAACTGCTCTTTTTCCACCAACCCGCCATAGCGCAACTGCTGAAATACGCCTTCCATCCTCCCCAGCAAGCTTTGGTAGGTTTCACGGAACAACGTTTGCATGG
This DNA window, taken from Anaeromusa acidaminophila DSM 3853, encodes the following:
- a CDS encoding HD-GYP domain-containing protein, yielding MAERKKIRLSLQEVQPGMAVAEPICLEGEKTAFLAEGAIVTERILELLRLRGEVALVVYVPAANDPNFAMQTLFRETYQSLLGRMEGVFQQLRYGGLVEKEQLNVLAEETMVVLHQPDIFSLLSMSGQGRESFLHHSLNVGLLCGLLALWQNLDETMVRDAVMAGLLHDMGKSRVPEHILEKHDVLLAHEKHVMHCHPFHSYQLLLGISVPDRVCRAALHHHERLDGTGYPEGLKGDEISPLAQLVAVADVYDAMVSPRPYREAHSPLEALEELLQGMFERFNPAVCMKMADRLKDLLLGATVVLNDGREGVIRQFPHSLSPRPLIELPAGVYLDLDREPELGLVAIHGLQGTWGSRGGVEA